Within the Mangifera indica cultivar Alphonso unplaced genomic scaffold, CATAS_Mindica_2.1 Un_0105, whole genome shotgun sequence genome, the region TGAAAAGACTAAACTTTCTACCAAACtgattgtgttttgtttgattcCTCAGTCGATAAGAGTGAAAGTTGCGTTGAAAATCTGAAACTTTGTTTTATGTTATCCCAAAGATGAAACAAGACAACAAATAAACACATCTTTCTAATACATTCACCTTCAAATGATCACACAGATAACAACATTACATCACATTTCTCCATCCATACTTACATTAACATACACATGATTGCAGACACAAACCACATCAACCAGCTAAAGCTACACCcaactttttcattttcttggcATCCAAACAAAGCAGTCCACCAAAACAAAAAAGCTCCGAACAATGACACAGAGAGGAACCCCCCAGTTGGGTTCCCCGCCAGCTTGCTGCATTGCTTGTGGACCTCATGGGCACTTGGTTTTATTTCCATGAGTAGTCATATCTGTGTAGCAAGTCCCGCACAACTCCCTGTTTCCGGAGGTACCAGGCGGCACACATTTGCATCTCAAACAGCAGGTCCCACAGGCCCTGTTGCACAAGTTTGGCCGAGAATGAACGCTGCACCTCTGTTTGCATAATCCTCCACAATCTGAAACTCAAAACTAAAATCAATTAGAAGAAGCAAATGTGGTCTCTCATCAGTGATGTGTTTGTCAATGCATGACAACAGAACTAGTTCTGTGCGTTTTGCTTTCAATACAGAGGAAAAACGCACAAATTTGAGAAACAAAAAGTGGAAACCCACCTATGTCTTGCATCAGCCTTCTGTTTGCACCTCTCACAACAAGCTGATCAGCAACAAAATCAAACTCAGGTCAGATTTCACTAGGGTTATCCAtgaaaaaacatgaaattaatcaaataaaacctCCTATACAGAAACAAAAAGAAGTGAAAGATTACCTGCTCAACGTGGGTtacatcttcattttcttcaatccTGAGATCTGATGAAACCTGCATGCATGCAAATTAGCCAAGCGGTTAGATTAGAGTCTCAGCAAAACCCATATATCCAGGACATTGACCAAGAAAACTACTCTATATCTATACCTCTGCAACTCCAAGGCTGAATAGCAAAACTCCCAGACAGAGAAGCACACGTGCTACCTTCATCATGCTTGTTTTTGCTTATGCTTCTAAGTTCATGGCATTGCATGCCTATTTATAGCGGGGGATTTGTTGTGATTTGACTCAACTGTTCACatgttcaaaaatttatttacaagaAAATACCAACGTGGTGTCACGTCAGCTTTGAATCTGCCCAATGGCTAAAAGAAAGCTTGTTATATTTGACTAATACATGCCATCTAGCAAGGTAAAAAGTTAAAGGGCAATTATCTT harbors:
- the LOC123207794 gene encoding snakin-2-like produces the protein MMKVARVLLCLGVLLFSLGVAEVSSDLRIEENEDVTHVEQLVVRGANRRLMQDIDCGGLCKQRCSVHSRPNLCNRACGTCCLRCKCVPPGTSGNRELCGTCYTDMTTHGNKTKCP